From a single Porites lutea chromosome 10, jaPorLute2.1, whole genome shotgun sequence genomic region:
- the LOC140950549 gene encoding uncharacterized protein — MKDLLWHLSRKKNVFLEKAMQGSLTFSSVQILQSVHESTHREAKPYKCRYCNKGFSSSSHCKRHERIHTGVKPYKCNYCDKCFTTSTQCKRHESKHTGLKPYQCKYCDECFVTSSHCKEHEISHTGIKPYQCKYCYKNLSSSSHCKRHERIHTGVKPYKCSHCDECFTTSTQCKRHERKHTEVKPYQCKYCDQCFVTSSRCEEHELSHTRIKPYQCKYCIKSFSFSSHRKRHERIHTGVKPYKCNYCDECFTTSTQCKRHERKHTVVKTYQCNYCEERFVTSSQRKEHEISHTGINPYQCKYCNKNFSSSSHCKRHERIHTGVKPYKCNCCDECFTTSTQCKRHERKHTEEKPYKCNYCDERFTTSIQCKKHEGKHAELKPHQCGFCGKCFSRSSYCKVHERLHTGLNLFKCKYCDKTFIWASSRAQHEVTHTGIKPHKCKYCGKSFTFLTNCKQHELIHTGVKPHKCKYCGKSFYYLTKCKQHELIHTGEKPHKCKYCDKSFRQSSHCKRHERTHFESETMEVQILC, encoded by the exons ATGAAGGATTTGCTGTGGCATTTAAGCAGGAAAAAG AACGTTTTCCTGGAAAAAGCAATGCAAGGTTCATTAACTTTCTCATCTGTCCAAATATTGCAATCTGTTCATGAATCTACCCACAGAGAAGCAAAACCTTACAAGTGCAGGTATTGTAATAAGGGCTTCAGCTCTTCATCTCATTGCAAGCGACATGAACGTATACATACGGGAGTGAAACCGTATAAGTGTAACTATTGTGACAAGTGCTTTACAACTTCAACACAGTGCAAAAGGCATGAAAGTAAACACACAGGATTAAAACCTTATCAGTGTAAGTACTGTGATGAATGCTTTGTCACGTCATCGCATTGCAAGGAACATGAAATTTCTCACACAGGAATTAAACCTTACCAGTGCAAGTACTGCTATAAGAACCTAAGTTCTTCATCTCATTGCAAGCGACATGAACGTATACATACAGGAGTGAAACCGTATAAGTGTAGCCATTGTGATGAGTGCTTTACAACTTCAACACAGTGCAAAAGGCATGAACGTAAACACACAGAAGTCAAACCCTATCAGTGTAAATACTGTGATCAATGCTTTGTCACGTCATCGCGGTGCGAGGAACATGAACTTTCTCACACACGAATTAAACCTTACCAGTGCAAGTACTGCATCAAGAGCTTTAGCTTTTCATCTCATCGTAAGCGACATGAACGTATACACACGGGAGTGAAACCGTATAAGTGTAACTATTGTGATGAGTGCTTTACAACTTCAACACAGTGCAAAAGGCATGAACGTAAACACACAGTAGTTAAAACTTACCAGTGTAATTACTGTGAGGAACGCTTTGTCACGTCATCCCAACGCAAGGAACATGAAATTTCTCACACAGGAATTAACCCCTACCAGTGCAAGTACTGCAATAAGAACTTCAGCTCGTCATCTCATTGTAAGCGACATGAACGTATACATACAGGAGTGAAGCCGTACAAGTGTAACTGTTGTGATGAGTGCTTTACAACTTCAACACAATGCAAAAGGCATGAACGTAAGCACACAGAAGAGAAACCGTACAAGTGTAACTATTGTGATGAACGCTTTACAACTTCAATACAGTGCAAAAAGCATGAAGGTAAACACGCAGAATTGAAACCTCATCAATGCGGGTTTTGTGGTAAGTGTTTCAGCCGGTCATCTTATTGCAAAGTTCATGAACGTCTCCACACGGGTTTGAATCTTTTCAAGTGCAAGTACTGTGATAAGACCTTTATCTGGGCGTCAAGCCGTGCTCAACATGAAGTTACCCATACAGGAATAAAACCGCACAAGTGCAAGTATTGTGGTAAAAGCTTCACCTTTTTAACAAATTGCAAGCAACATGAACTTATACACACAGGAGTGAAACCTCACAAGTGCAAGTATTGTGGAAAAAGCTTTTACTATTTAACAAAGTGCAAGCAACATGAACTTATACACACAGGAGAGAAACCTCATAAGTGCAAGTATTGTGATAAGAGCTTTAGACAGTCATCTCATTGCAAGCGACATGAACGTACTCACTTTGAAAGTGAAACCATGGAGGTGCAAATATTGTGTTAA